In Emcibacteraceae bacterium, a single window of DNA contains:
- the tmk gene encoding dTMP kinase, translating into MTNPGKFITFEGGEGVGKSTQVNILVKKLTDLGIDVVQTREPGGAPGAEEIRALLVTGGTDKWQPMTEALLHNAARAEHLAVTVKPALAAGKWVISDRYTDSTIAYQGYGQGISVGTLLDLHRLSTGDFWPELTIILDGHELHRAKSREIENASNEDRYERMGEDFHQKLQKSFLDIAKNNPDRCVVVKATGTIDEVAERVWEIIEDRCL; encoded by the coding sequence GTGACTAACCCCGGAAAATTCATAACATTTGAAGGCGGCGAGGGGGTTGGCAAATCCACTCAGGTTAATATTCTTGTTAAAAAACTAACGGATTTGGGCATTGATGTGGTCCAGACCCGGGAGCCGGGCGGCGCCCCTGGTGCAGAGGAAATTCGCGCGCTTCTTGTGACAGGGGGCACTGATAAATGGCAGCCGATGACCGAAGCACTTCTGCATAATGCGGCGCGGGCAGAACATCTTGCTGTCACCGTAAAACCGGCCCTGGCCGCCGGAAAGTGGGTCATATCTGACCGATATACGGATTCAACCATTGCCTATCAGGGCTATGGACAGGGCATTTCCGTTGGAACACTTCTTGATCTTCACCGATTGAGTACCGGGGATTTCTGGCCCGAGCTGACGATTATACTGGATGGCCATGAGCTTCACCGTGCCAAAAGCCGGGAAATTGAAAATGCCTCCAATGAAGACCGATACGAGCGGATGGGCGAGGATTTTCATCAGAAATTACAGAAAAGCTTTCTGGATATTGCAAAAAACAATCCGGACCGCTGTGTTGTCGTTAAGGCGACCGGAACCATTGATGAAGTCGCAGAACGGGTATGGGAAATTATTGAGGACCGCTGCTTATGA
- a CDS encoding D-alanyl-D-alanine carboxypeptidase family protein: MKLKKSFRLLILAGLSTATMASVLNAQTLSTPAEQAILIEASTGDILFEKNADEKMTPSSMSKLMTVYIAFEQLKNGSLSLEDTFTVEDTPTWREWRNTSTNDTGSTMYVNAGDTVTIHDLLRGIIVQSGNDACAQIALAIAGDVGVFVNMMNDEAAKLGLTQSHFTNTNGWPDADHYMSAHDIATLSLKIATEFPEYYPIFAEKSFSYAGVNQPNRNRLLYRDRVNADGLKTGHTQDGGYGLASSAVMDGRRLVLVVNGMNSDNARINESERLLNYGFRNFGIYDMLKAGQTIDNANVWLGQEATVPLVSEQNVTLSMNKQDRRNMTAKVIYDGPISAPIKKGQPIATLEISAKDMQTKSYPLVAGKDIDSLGGISRIKAAFMYMLMGSSGD, encoded by the coding sequence ATGAAACTCAAAAAATCATTTCGTCTTCTCATCCTCGCGGGTCTTTCAACAGCCACTATGGCAAGCGTACTGAATGCACAGACCCTGTCGACCCCGGCTGAACAGGCCATCCTGATAGAAGCGTCGACCGGCGATATTCTGTTTGAAAAAAATGCAGATGAAAAAATGACACCGTCATCAATGAGCAAGCTGATGACTGTTTATATCGCCTTTGAACAGCTTAAAAACGGCAGCCTGTCGCTTGAGGATACATTTACGGTGGAAGATACACCGACCTGGCGCGAATGGCGAAACACCAGCACCAATGATACCGGCTCGACCATGTATGTAAATGCCGGAGACACGGTGACCATTCATGACCTGCTCAGGGGGATTATAGTTCAGTCAGGCAATGATGCCTGTGCCCAGATTGCCCTCGCCATTGCCGGGGATGTCGGTGTGTTTGTGAATATGATGAATGATGAAGCGGCGAAACTTGGCCTTACCCAAAGTCATTTTACCAATACCAATGGCTGGCCTGATGCGGATCATTATATGTCCGCCCATGACATTGCCACGCTTTCTCTTAAAATTGCGACAGAATTTCCGGAATATTATCCGATCTTTGCCGAAAAATCATTCAGTTATGCCGGGGTAAACCAGCCTAACCGTAACCGGTTATTATACCGGGACCGTGTGAATGCCGATGGTCTTAAAACCGGCCACACCCAGGACGGGGGGTATGGGCTTGCGTCTTCTGCCGTGATGGATGGGCGTCGTCTGGTGCTGGTCGTAAATGGAATGAACAGCGACAATGCCCGCATAAACGAGTCTGAAAGACTGCTTAATTACGGGTTTAGGAATTTCGGTATTTATGACATGCTCAAAGCCGGACAGACAATCGACAATGCCAATGTCTGGCTGGGGCAGGAAGCAACGGTTCCCCTTGTATCAGAACAGAATGTAACCCTTTCCATGAATAAACAGGACCGCCGCAATATGACGGCCAAGGTCATTTATGACGGCCCGATTTCGGCCCCGATCAAAAAAGGGCAGCCGATTGCAACGCTTGAAATTTCAGCAAAGGATATGCAGACAAAATCATATCCGCTGGTTGCCGGGAAAGACATTGACAGTCTTGGTGGTATCAGCCGGATCAAAGCGGCCTTTATGTATATGCTGATGGGTTCATCGGGTGACTAA
- a CDS encoding septal ring lytic transglycosylase RlpA family protein: MTLYRFLIVGFMAAFLSACGTEQPLQTSAPPPPGVKIGDPYKVAGKWYTPKEDPTYNEVGIASWYGEEFHAKRTANGEVYDMNSLTAAHTTLPMPSYVRVTNLENNRSLILRVNDRGPFVGNRLIDVSRRGAQLLGFEKRGTTRVRVEAVSGPDAPVQIARPVEQPPIQKQEVASVNVESLEVLEPLPSQSALSQPIQMQAVSSSPAPMQMASLSPATDEQGDLYVQVGAYSQIGSASRVMTAVSQVGETVLESIVLNGRKLYRVRVGPLPSRTTADAALQQILKLGHNTAKVIFDE, encoded by the coding sequence ATGACTTTATATCGGTTTTTAATAGTTGGTTTCATGGCGGCGTTTTTAAGCGCCTGCGGCACCGAGCAGCCCTTACAGACATCGGCACCGCCACCACCGGGTGTCAAAATCGGTGATCCTTATAAAGTTGCGGGAAAATGGTATACGCCAAAAGAAGACCCAACCTATAACGAAGTGGGGATAGCGTCATGGTACGGCGAGGAATTTCACGCGAAAAGAACTGCAAACGGCGAAGTTTATGATATGAATTCGCTGACAGCGGCCCACACAACGCTGCCGATGCCCAGTTATGTGCGGGTGACCAATCTGGAAAATAACCGTTCCCTGATCCTGCGCGTTAATGACCGGGGACCGTTTGTCGGTAACCGGCTGATTGATGTTTCCCGCCGCGGTGCTCAGCTGTTGGGTTTTGAAAAACGCGGCACGACGCGGGTAAGGGTTGAGGCCGTATCCGGCCCGGATGCCCCGGTACAGATTGCCAGGCCCGTTGAGCAACCCCCAATTCAGAAGCAGGAAGTGGCTAGCGTGAATGTTGAATCGCTTGAGGTGCTAGAGCCACTCCCATCCCAGTCGGCATTATCACAACCGATTCAGATGCAGGCAGTATCATCATCACCCGCACCAATGCAGATGGCTTCCTTAAGTCCGGCGACTGACGAACAGGGCGATCTTTATGTGCAGGTGGGGGCCTATAGCCAGATTGGCAGTGCATCGCGCGTTATGACCGCGGTCAGTCAGGTGGGGGAAACCGTGCTTGAAAGCATTGTCCTTAACGGACGCAAATTATATCGGGTGCGTGTCGGTCCACTGCCATCCCGAACAACTGCCGATGCGGCGTTACAGCAAATTTTAAAATTAGGACATAATACCGCCAAAGTCATATTCGATGAGTAG
- a CDS encoding lytic murein transglycosylase: MIRALFITLFSSMFFIINANAQRQVEDNPVPFETWLADLKAEALQEGVSQRILDLTFDGLTPDPKVVELDRRQPEFTQTAEEYLEKRVSPLRIKNGRIKMQEFADVLDPSAKNIAVQKRFIASIWGMETNYGTYTGNYNVVRSLMTLAYDMRRSSFFRKELLKALLILEEGHIAPDQMTGSWAGAMGQGQFMPTSFFAYAYDMDGDGKKNIWTDEADVFGSIGNYLSVHGWRPDQTWGREVKLPDDLGARQALVDLTHEPNPPKSCKRALSAHSKKYSLDEWQQMGVRNLDGSDLPKVANSNIEATLLMPMGIDGPAYLTYQNFRTILTYNCSNLYALGVSLLSDELK, encoded by the coding sequence GTGATCAGAGCATTATTCATAACGTTATTTTCAAGCATGTTCTTTATTATAAATGCCAACGCCCAGCGGCAGGTGGAGGATAACCCCGTGCCGTTTGAAACGTGGCTGGCTGACCTTAAGGCAGAGGCGCTGCAGGAAGGCGTGTCCCAGCGCATACTTGATCTGACCTTTGACGGGCTTACGCCGGACCCGAAAGTGGTCGAGCTTGACCGCCGCCAGCCCGAATTTACCCAGACCGCGGAAGAATATCTTGAAAAGCGGGTGAGCCCCTTACGGATTAAAAACGGCCGCATAAAAATGCAGGAATTTGCCGATGTGCTTGACCCGTCGGCAAAAAATATTGCTGTGCAGAAACGCTTCATTGCCTCGATCTGGGGGATGGAAACCAATTATGGGACCTATACCGGGAATTATAATGTGGTCCGTTCGCTGATGACGCTGGCCTATGATATGCGCCGCAGCAGTTTTTTCAGAAAAGAGCTGCTTAAAGCCCTGCTGATCCTGGAAGAAGGGCATATTGCCCCGGATCAGATGACCGGCTCCTGGGCCGGGGCCATGGGGCAGGGACAGTTTATGCCGACAAGCTTTTTTGCCTATGCCTATGATATGGACGGGGACGGTAAAAAAAATATCTGGACCGATGAGGCGGATGTTTTCGGCTCCATCGGCAATTATTTAAGTGTGCATGGCTGGCGCCCGGACCAGACATGGGGACGGGAAGTGAAATTGCCGGATGATCTTGGTGCCCGTCAGGCGCTTGTTGATCTGACCCATGAGCCAAACCCTCCGAAATCCTGCAAAAGGGCGCTATCGGCACACAGTAAAAAATATTCACTGGATGAATGGCAGCAAATGGGCGTGCGCAATCTTGATGGCAGTGACCTTCCCAAGGTTGCCAACAGCAATATTGAAGCCACACTCCTTATGCCAATGGGGATTGACGGCCCGGCCTATCTGACCTATCAGAATTTTCGGACCATCCTGACCTATAACTGTTCAAATCTTTATGCTCTTGGGGTCAGCTTGCTATCGGATGAGTTAAAATAG
- a CDS encoding class I SAM-dependent methyltransferase: protein MTSKSSAKFDNARAREYARQSRIGLAGYDACHELSACMLAAALGEGTDVRILVVGAGGTAGEIIAAARLEPHWSFVAVDPSPPMLDLAREFLDQAALSNRVEMILGSVADLDPTPSFDAAIMIGVLHHLPTDQEKSDILAQISTRLKPGAPFVVAGNYRSYASEPLLMAAWANRWRMNGANKAEVVAKQGKLLEGAEPPPSEQAVITLLADAGFHDPIRFFASLFWGAWLARRV, encoded by the coding sequence ATGACCAGCAAATCTTCTGCCAAATTTGATAACGCCCGCGCACGCGAATATGCCCGCCAAAGCCGGATCGGTCTTGCGGGCTATGATGCCTGTCATGAACTTTCCGCCTGTATGCTTGCCGCCGCACTGGGGGAAGGAACGGACGTACGCATTCTGGTTGTCGGCGCCGGCGGCACCGCCGGTGAAATTATTGCCGCCGCCAGGCTTGAACCGCATTGGTCATTTGTCGCCGTTGATCCGTCACCACCGATGCTTGATCTTGCCCGTGAATTTCTTGACCAGGCAGCGCTTTCAAATCGGGTGGAAATGATTTTGGGGTCTGTGGCTGATCTTGACCCGACACCATCATTCGATGCGGCAATTATGATCGGTGTGCTTCACCACCTGCCGACCGATCAGGAAAAAAGTGATATTCTGGCCCAGATTTCAACGCGGTTAAAACCCGGTGCGCCATTTGTCGTTGCCGGCAATTACCGCAGCTATGCGTCTGAACCGTTGCTCATGGCGGCATGGGCCAACCGCTGGCGTATGAATGGGGCGAACAAGGCCGAGGTTGTGGCAAAACAGGGTAAGCTGCTGGAGGGCGCAGAACCGCCCCCGTCGGAACAGGCGGTCATAACCTTACTTGCCGACGCGGGCTTTCATGACCCGATCCGCTTTTTCGCCAGCCTTTTCTGGGGCGCCTGGCTGGCACGGCGGGTTTAA
- a CDS encoding aldose epimerase family protein → MKKYIFCPAIVGAFLSLVSCMTNEELDRISVKQFGMLDDGRAVQVYTLKNSAGNSIDILDLGGIITTINMPDRDGNLADIALGFDNPEQYLTDSPYMGALVGRYANRIARGKFRLDGNEYTLAINNIGNALHGGIVGFDKKIWQSEPSTTDDAAMLTLSLVSPDGDEGYPGALSATVTYTFDDQNRLTISYHATTDKATVVNLTNHSYFNLNGHNAGSILDHVMMINADRFTPVDETLIPTGEIAPVIGTAFDFESPKPIGRDIGAGEQQIQYGLGYDHNWVLEKSSPNDFELAATVYSPKSGRMIKLYTDQPGLQFYTGNFLDGTVAGKENTNYQKRGAFCLETQHFPDSPNHSNFPTTVLRPGETYETTTVFEFGVIDQD, encoded by the coding sequence ATGAAAAAATATATCTTCTGCCCGGCTATTGTCGGGGCGTTCCTTTCACTGGTGTCCTGCATGACTAACGAAGAACTGGACCGTATCAGTGTAAAACAGTTTGGCATGCTTGATGACGGACGCGCCGTGCAGGTTTATACCCTTAAAAACAGCGCAGGAAACAGTATTGATATTCTTGATCTTGGCGGCATTATTACCACGATCAATATGCCGGACCGGGACGGCAATCTGGCTGACATTGCCCTTGGCTTCGATAATCCGGAACAATATCTGACCGATAGCCCCTATATGGGGGCGCTGGTCGGGCGTTATGCCAACCGCATTGCCAGGGGGAAATTCCGCCTAGATGGCAATGAATACACTCTGGCGATCAATAATATCGGCAATGCGCTTCATGGCGGCATTGTCGGCTTTGATAAAAAAATATGGCAAAGTGAGCCAAGCACAACCGATGACGCGGCAATGCTCACCCTATCCCTCGTTAGCCCCGATGGGGATGAGGGATACCCGGGGGCGTTATCCGCCACCGTCACCTACACATTTGATGATCAGAACAGATTGACAATTTCTTACCACGCCACCACCGATAAGGCGACCGTGGTCAATTTAACCAACCACAGCTATTTTAATTTAAACGGCCATAATGCCGGGTCAATCCTGGATCATGTCATGATGATTAATGCGGATCGCTTTACCCCCGTTGATGAAACGCTGATCCCGACCGGGGAAATTGCCCCGGTAATTGGCACCGCCTTTGATTTTGAAAGCCCAAAACCCATCGGCCGCGATATCGGGGCGGGTGAACAGCAAATTCAGTATGGTCTCGGGTATGATCATAACTGGGTGCTTGAAAAATCATCTCCCAATGATTTTGAGCTTGCCGCAACGGTTTATTCACCCAAAAGTGGCCGGATGATAAAACTTTATACCGATCAGCCCGGATTACAGTTTTATACCGGCAATTTCCTTGATGGCACGGTTGCGGGCAAGGAAAATACAAACTATCAGAAGCGGGGGGCATTCTGCCTTGAAACCCAGCATTTCCCCGATAGCCCGAACCATTCAAACTTCCCGACCACGGTTTTAAGGCCGGGTGAGACTTACGAAACCACCACAGTGTTCGAATTTGGTGTAATTGATCAGGACTAA
- a CDS encoding cellulase family glycosylhydrolase yields MRFLKLLMANMVLIGISHMAMANERGEADRWSAQKANDWYAAQAWSAGFNYAPSYAINQLEMWQEESFDDNIIDRELGYAKNIGFNMARVFLHNLLWDQDRKGFIKRINRFLEIADKNNIKIMFVLFDDVWDPSPHLGKQRAPIPHTHNSGWVQAPGKDILGDFDRHDELEGYVKGILTEFGNDPRVAVWDIYNEPGNLNVEAYGTREIKNKEFFSLQLLKKIFGWARAVNPSQPLTAGVWRSRFGAWVGENPDDPASKLYHFMLENSDIITFHSYEGLKNVKSVAGALQALGRPLICTEYMARPYSTFEEIMPYFAAKKIGAINWGFIAGKSQTNYPWASWSQGYNAEPIPWFHDILRADGSKYSEEEVRFISNLIKQTNK; encoded by the coding sequence ATGCGTTTTTTAAAACTGCTAATGGCTAATATGGTCCTTATCGGCATAAGCCATATGGCAATGGCAAATGAGCGGGGCGAAGCCGACCGCTGGAGCGCCCAGAAAGCCAATGACTGGTACGCCGCGCAAGCCTGGAGCGCCGGGTTTAACTATGCGCCAAGCTATGCCATTAACCAGCTTGAAATGTGGCAGGAAGAGAGCTTTGACGATAATATAATCGACCGGGAACTGGGCTATGCCAAAAATATCGGCTTTAACATGGCGCGGGTTTTTCTGCATAATCTGCTTTGGGATCAGGACCGAAAAGGTTTCATAAAACGTATTAACAGATTTCTTGAAATTGCCGATAAAAATAATATCAAGATCATGTTTGTGCTGTTTGATGATGTGTGGGACCCGTCTCCGCATCTGGGTAAGCAGCGCGCGCCAATCCCCCATACCCATAATTCCGGCTGGGTACAGGCCCCGGGAAAAGACATTTTAGGGGATTTTGACCGCCATGATGAACTTGAAGGCTATGTCAAAGGGATCCTCACGGAATTTGGCAATGATCCAAGGGTCGCGGTCTGGGATATTTATAATGAACCGGGCAATTTGAATGTGGAAGCCTACGGCACAAGGGAAATTAAAAATAAGGAATTTTTCAGCCTTCAGCTTCTTAAAAAAATATTCGGCTGGGCGCGGGCGGTAAACCCTTCCCAACCACTTACCGCTGGTGTGTGGCGGTCCCGGTTTGGGGCATGGGTTGGTGAAAATCCGGACGATCCGGCCTCGAAGCTTTATCATTTTATGCTGGAAAATTCAGACATCATCACTTTCCATTCCTATGAAGGGCTTAAAAATGTAAAAAGCGTTGCGGGGGCGCTTCAGGCGCTTGGTCGACCGCTGATCTGCACCGAATATATGGCGCGGCCCTACAGCACCTTTGAGGAAATAATGCCCTATTTTGCGGCAAAGAAAATCGGTGCCATTAATTGGGGCTTCATCGCCGGCAAAAGCCAGACCAATTATCCGTGGGCGTCCTGGTCGCAGGGCTATAATGCGGAACCAATCCCCTGGTTTCATGATATCCTCCGCGCCGATGGCAGCAAATACAGCGAAGAAGAAGTGCGCTTCATCAGCAATTTAATCAAGCAGACCAATAAATGA
- a CDS encoding sodium/sugar symporter has protein sequence MLLENIDITIVISYAVMIIIIAQYVSREKAGHDKNTKDYFLAGKALPWWAIGASLIAANISAEQIVGMSGSGYVIGLGIASYEWTGAITLLIVGKYFLPIFLQNQIYSMPQFLEKRYDGRVRFVMAIFWLGLYIFVNLTSILWLGALAINTITGIEITTGLFILGGLAIAYSLYGGLKAVALTDIIQVTLLVFGGLMVSSVALGQIGGDQGIWGGFIELTERLPEKFDMILSSDNPYYKDLPGISVLIGGMWMMNLSYWGFNQYVIQRALAAKSIHEARKGIVFACFLKILMPVIVVLPGIAAALLVNDLKAPDQAYPEMMKLLPTGIKGLVFAALIAAILSSLGSMMNSISTIFTMDIYKTMHKNVSEHKLVTIGRITAATAMVIAIIIAKPLLGNFGQAFQFIQEFTGFFTPGIVVIFLLGLFWKRATANSALVAGIGSFVFSILLRQYWPELPFLDRVGVVFLLCGALAILLSYVMPQHDMDNTIITENAEYQVDQSFRIGSICITAIITSLYIIWW, from the coding sequence ATGTTGTTGGAAAATATTGATATTACCATCGTTATTTCCTACGCCGTAATGATTATCATCATTGCGCAGTATGTCAGCCGCGAAAAAGCCGGGCATGACAAAAATACCAAGGATTATTTTCTTGCCGGTAAGGCACTGCCCTGGTGGGCAATCGGCGCGTCACTGATCGCGGCCAATATATCGGCAGAACAGATTGTCGGTATGTCCGGCTCCGGTTATGTCATCGGCCTTGGCATTGCGTCATATGAATGGACAGGGGCGATTACGCTGCTGATTGTCGGGAAATATTTTCTCCCCATTTTTTTACAGAACCAGATCTATTCGATGCCCCAGTTCCTTGAAAAACGCTATGACGGGCGGGTCCGTTTTGTCATGGCGATCTTCTGGCTCGGGCTTTATATTTTTGTCAATCTGACATCCATTTTGTGGCTTGGTGCGCTGGCAATCAACACCATCACCGGCATTGAAATAACAACCGGCCTTTTTATTTTAGGGGGGCTTGCCATTGCCTATTCGCTTTATGGCGGGCTTAAGGCTGTTGCCCTGACCGATATTATTCAGGTGACATTGCTGGTTTTTGGTGGGCTGATGGTTTCTTCCGTAGCGCTTGGTCAAATTGGCGGGGATCAGGGTATCTGGGGCGGCTTTATCGAACTGACAGAAAGGCTGCCGGAAAAATTTGACATGATCCTCTCGTCTGACAATCCCTATTATAAAGATCTTCCGGGAATTTCAGTGCTGATTGGCGGTATGTGGATGATGAACCTGTCCTATTGGGGCTTTAACCAGTATGTGATCCAGCGGGCATTGGCGGCAAAATCAATCCATGAGGCGCGTAAGGGAATTGTTTTTGCCTGTTTCCTAAAAATATTGATGCCGGTTATAGTCGTTCTGCCGGGTATTGCTGCCGCACTGCTGGTTAATGATCTGAAAGCCCCTGATCAGGCCTATCCTGAAATGATGAAACTGTTGCCCACCGGCATTAAGGGGCTGGTTTTTGCCGCATTGATTGCCGCTATTCTTTCCTCCCTTGGGTCAATGATGAATTCCATTTCAACCATTTTTACCATGGATATTTATAAAACCATGCATAAAAATGTCAGTGAACATAAGCTTGTAACCATCGGACGGATTACAGCGGCCACCGCTATGGTGATTGCCATTATTATTGCCAAACCGCTGCTTGGCAATTTTGGGCAGGCATTTCAGTTTATTCAGGAATTCACCGGATTTTTTACCCCCGGTATTGTTGTGATCTTCCTGCTTGGTCTCTTCTGGAAACGGGCGACCGCCAATAGTGCACTGGTCGCGGGGATAGGGTCTTTCGTGTTTTCCATACTTTTAAGGCAGTATTGGCCGGAGCTTCCCTTCCTTGATCGGGTCGGGGTCGTTTTCCTGCTTTGCGGAGCCTTGGCCATACTGCTATCCTATGTTATGCCGCAGCATGATATGGATAACACCATCATCACTGAAAATGCGGAATATCAGGTTGATCAGTCATTCAGGATTGGCAGTATTTGTATCACTGCCATCATCACCAGCCTTTATATAATCTGGTGGTGA
- a CDS encoding UDP-glucose--hexose-1-phosphate uridylyltransferase, with protein MSHKILQSNPHRRFNPLSNKWVLVSPQRTNRPWKGKVEKEKLHQEPSYDHDCYLCPGNKRASGLINEKYQDVFVFNNDFAAIEENGTTINVQDGLFQAEAVSGNCKVICYSPDHSKTMPELDIDSIRKVIDAWCAIYDDLEQKYPWVQIFENKGEINGCSNPHPHGQVWAGSFIPDEAAREDREQKAYFETHKSPLLLDYVKQEIKLSERIVCMNDDWVALVPYWASWPFETLLLPRTAISHMTDLEDEKKKSLARILKELTTRYDNLFNCAFPYSMGWHCRPANGQRSEHWIMHAHFYPPLLRSATIQKFMVGYELMAEAQRDISPEQAAKMLQDASDIHYKLRGE; from the coding sequence ATGAGTCATAAGATCCTGCAAAGCAACCCACACAGGCGCTTTAACCCGCTTAGCAACAAGTGGGTCTTGGTATCACCCCAGCGTACTAACAGACCGTGGAAAGGCAAAGTAGAAAAAGAAAAGCTTCATCAGGAACCGTCCTATGATCATGACTGCTATCTTTGTCCCGGCAACAAACGGGCATCGGGACTGATCAATGAAAAGTATCAGGACGTCTTTGTCTTTAATAATGATTTTGCTGCAATTGAAGAAAATGGGACGACAATAAATGTGCAGGACGGTTTATTTCAGGCAGAAGCCGTCAGCGGCAATTGCAAGGTCATCTGCTATTCCCCGGATCACAGCAAAACCATGCCGGAACTCGACATTGACAGTATCCGCAAAGTGATTGATGCCTGGTGCGCCATATACGATGACCTTGAGCAAAAATACCCCTGGGTGCAGATATTTGAAAATAAAGGGGAAATAAATGGCTGTTCAAACCCCCACCCACACGGGCAGGTATGGGCTGGCAGCTTTATCCCCGATGAAGCGGCACGGGAAGACCGTGAACAGAAAGCCTATTTTGAAACGCATAAAAGCCCGCTGCTGCTTGATTATGTGAAACAGGAAATTAAGCTATCAGAGCGCATTGTCTGCATGAATGATGACTGGGTGGCCCTCGTACCCTACTGGGCATCCTGGCCTTTTGAAACACTTTTACTGCCTCGTACCGCTATTTCCCATATGACAGATTTAGAAGACGAAAAGAAAAAATCACTGGCCCGGATACTGAAGGAACTGACAACGCGCTATGACAATCTTTTCAATTGTGCCTTTCCCTATAGCATGGGATGGCATTGCCGCCCGGCTAACGGGCAACGATCAGAGCACTGGATCATGCACGCTCATTTTTATCCGCCGCTGTTACGTTCGGCAACCATCCAGAAATTTATGGTCGGCTATGAGCTTATGGCGGAAGCGCAGCGGGACATCTCGCCTGAGCAGGCTGCAAAAATGCTGCAGGATGCTTCCGATATTCATTATAAATTGAGGGGCGAATGA
- the galK gene encoding galactokinase yields MSKDHLIEKVLTAHQKNHGRGKTVIILAPGRVNLIGEHTDYNNGFVLPASINFFTCVAGSLNDKNQVSVTALDFNSETDHFDLDHDIIPTVESWKNYIRGAFQMMKSKGYPLKGCDLTISGTIPKGAGLSSSASLEVAVLTTLCDLNNIQLSKVEISQIGQQIECDFVGLSCGIMDQLSTACGAENCALLIDCLDHQITHVPIPPSLSLMIINSNVKRELSSSGYNDRRKSCEQVAERLGVNSLRDIPIKTFLEQKKDLPANDAKRAEHVFMENERVLKMADALKESDIPLISRLMAESHQSMKDLYEITTPEIDYLVDIISNEIGDNGGVRMTGGGFGGCVIALIPKNLTDKVKETVEQHYEARTGLKEDIYICEPACAEKILYN; encoded by the coding sequence ATGAGCAAAGATCATTTAATAGAAAAAGTGCTCACCGCCCACCAAAAAAATCATGGTCGGGGAAAAACAGTCATTATTCTGGCACCGGGACGGGTCAATCTGATCGGGGAACATACCGATTATAATAATGGTTTTGTGCTGCCGGCATCGATCAATTTTTTCACCTGTGTTGCCGGGTCACTGAATGATAAAAATCAGGTGTCTGTTACCGCGCTAGATTTTAACAGTGAAACTGATCATTTCGATCTTGATCATGACATTATCCCAACCGTTGAGTCTTGGAAAAATTATATCCGCGGCGCTTTTCAAATGATGAAAAGTAAAGGATATCCATTAAAAGGATGTGATCTGACCATCAGCGGCACTATTCCCAAAGGGGCCGGGCTGAGTTCCTCCGCCTCTCTGGAAGTGGCGGTGCTAACGACCTTATGCGACCTAAATAATATCCAACTTTCAAAGGTGGAAATATCACAGATAGGCCAGCAGATCGAATGTGATTTTGTCGGCCTTTCCTGCGGCATTATGGATCAGCTCAGCACGGCTTGCGGCGCTGAAAACTGCGCCCTTCTGATTGACTGTCTGGACCATCAGATTACCCACGTTCCAATCCCGCCATCATTATCCCTGATGATTATTAATTCCAATGTAAAAAGGGAACTTTCATCAAGCGGCTATAATGACCGGCGAAAGTCATGCGAGCAGGTGGCTGAACGGCTTGGTGTAAACTCACTGCGCGACATTCCCATAAAAACTTTTTTGGAGCAGAAAAAAGACTTACCCGCCAATGACGCTAAACGGGCAGAACATGTCTTTATGGAAAATGAGCGGGTTTTGAAAATGGCCGATGCACTTAAAGAAAGTGACATTCCGCTTATCTCCAGGCTTATGGCAGAAAGTCATCAGTCCATGAAAGACCTTTATGAAATTACGACGCCGGAAATTGATTATCTGGTGGACATAATCAGCAATGAAATAGGTGATAATGGCGGGGTAAGAATGACAGGCGGCGGCTTCGGCGGTTGTGTGATTGCCCTGATCCCCAAAAATTTAACGGATAAGGTGAAAGAAACTGTTGAACAGCATTATGAAGCCAGAACCGGACTTAAAGAAGATATTTATATATGTGAACCAGCCTGCGCCGAAAAAATATTATATAATTAA